One window of the Betta splendens chromosome 21, fBetSpl5.4, whole genome shotgun sequence genome contains the following:
- the spc25 gene encoding kinetochore protein Spc25, which translates to MASITDPDITVKFASAMEERHNNRLKTFGEILDTTTTLCQSHIVFMKSALDTCLKKCKEDEILFKSDQSFKTDLERKNDLLKEKRRVISDVMAENEQKEMQKDEIIRKIERRKEEQTRRKQLVESQNKTNKERLKNLQKAKLMFQEFLRLEIRTICGTTQQVKGEKLQFVFRNINPAHEDSAFVVTMGLKDDGSYQIVSSDPVLECLPVLERRLQETNNLPAFLANVRKEFISQVNR; encoded by the exons ATGGCATCCATTACTGATCCGGACATCACTGTCAAGTTCGCCAGTGCGATGGAGGAGAGACACAACAATCGGCTCAAAACGTTCGGGGAGATATTAGACACAACTACCACGCTGTGTCAGTCACACATAGTGTTTATGAAATCTGCACTTG ATACGTGTTTAAAGAAATGCAAGGAGGATGAGATCCTCTTTAAGAGCGACCAGTCATTCAAAACAG ATTTGGAGCGTAAAAATGACCTACTGAAAGAGAAACGACGTGTCATTTCTGATGTGATGGCTGAAAATGAGCAGAAGGAGATGCAGAAAGATGAAATTATTCGGAAGATAGAGAGACGTAAAGAAGAACAAACCCGAAGGAAACAGT tAGTTGAatcccaaaataaaacaaacaaagagcgaCTCAAGAATCTTCAAAAAGCCAAACTGATGTTTCAGGAATTTTTAAGACTGGAGATACGAACAATATGTGGAACAACACAACAGGTTAAAG gtgaaaagctgcagtttgttttccgAAATATCAACCCTGCACATGAGGACAGTGCCTTTGTTGTAACAATGGGACTTAAAGATGATGGATCCTATCAAA TTGTGTCGAGTGACCCCGTGCTTGAATGTTTACCAGTGTTGGAAAGACGTCTTCAGGAGACCAATAACTTACCAGCATTCCTGGCCAACGTCAGGAAAGAGTTCATCTCTCAAGTGAACCgctga